GATCCCACCCATCATTTTTCTCTAGGACTTTCATATCTAAACAGAATCAGAACTTCACAACTACCAGACTCTTGACCAGCAGACTCGGAATTGGCAGACAGCTCATTAAACAGATTAGGGAGCATCGTCCTTCACTTCTAGGAGCATTTCGACCACCTTCTTCATTTTAGGCCTTTTCGCTGGTGTGGTGTCGGTGCATAGCAAGGCAACCTTGAGCACTGCCAGCATCTGTTTCCTCCAAGCGAATGAGACAGTGCTCAGCTTCGCGTCCAGTATCTGCTCAGGGGTCTCTCCCCTAGCCGATGCGCTGTGAACCCATTTCACCAGATCAACACCTTCACCAAAGGCTTCATCGACCGGCAGTCGGGTTGTGAGGATCTCAAGCAACACAACTCCATAGCTATAAACATTTCCCGGTGCTGTCACTTGCATTGTGTAAGCATATTCTGATAAAAGCAAGAGAGGCGAAGGTGATCAAACTCATGGACCATACTGTGTTAGTGATGCTACGGTTAGTCCACATGCACATCTACTCCTAGAGCATCAGTCATGTGGATGGCAAGGCCCCAAAATCAGGCTCAGAAAGTTGGTGGCCATAgatgatttagaaaaaaaaaacaatggatggtttagaaaaGATTGCCAACGGGCGACATTCAACTTACAAGCATAGCCTGCCTGATGAGCAGACCAGCCTGATCTTTTGGATAGATCATCTTCATAGTGGGCCCTGCAGGCGAACAGCTAAGATGTCCCAAACATAACCCAGGCAGGCATGTGGAACTCTATATTCGCTGAGTGTGACTAATCAGAGAATTATGAAATTCTAGACAAGCGATATGAAATTAGGAGTACCTGGGGGAATATACCCAAAAGAGCCTGCGACTGCGCTGATGCTTGCGGTGCCTTTAGATGGATCCAAGAGCTTTGATATCTCAATCTCTccgatcaaagggttgaaattgGCATCCAAAAAAATGTTGATTGAAGAAATATCGAGATGGATAATTGTGACATGATGAAGGAAGGTCAGCCCTTCTGCCACTCCGATCGCAATGGAAAGCCGTCTTGGCCAATCTGGTTCGAACTCAGATTGATTTCCATCATGAAGTAGCTGAGCTAGTGTCCCGTTCGGCAAGTACTGGTGCAGCAAGAGGGCCACATCTTCATAGATGACGAAGCCAATGGGTCTCATCAGATTATCATGGCAGAGCTTCCCCAGCCGTTCGAGTTCCCTTATCATCTTGTTCTGCTGATGACTCACTGTTCTGTCCATGGATTTCAGCCTCTTCACAGACAGGGTCAATCCGGATGGCATAACTGCCTTGTAAACAGTGCTGAAAGTCCCGCTGCTGAGCTTATTTGAATCCTTCAGAGTTGCTTTGACGGTGCTGTCGAAATCGATGGCTTGTTTCAAATTCTCAACAAAGACGTTGCTTGCAATTATTGATGGGGGAGACGCTGCTTCATCCACAGCAACTGCAGCAGCCTTGGCAGCCATCTCTTGCCTCTCCCTCATCATAAACAGCAGAACGATAGCCGTTACTGTAATGAAAACCGTCAAACCAGAACCAATAACCGCCAATATAATCTTGTACGAGACCTTGTGGTGGTCGGCCCCATGGCCAGAACCAAAAGGGTTTCCACAGGAGCTCAATGGTGCTCCACAGAGCCCCTTATTACTTGAAAAGCTCGAACTCGGGTTCTTCTGGAATGGTCCAAAGACAGGCACCTGTCCTGTGAACAGATTATTCGAAAAATTGACATCGATCAAGCTCATCATACCCCGAAGTTCCGAAGGAATGCTTCCCGAGAGCCGATTGTTAGAGACATCCAACGAGACAAGTTTGTCAAGCTTCCCCAACTCATGGGGCAATGGGCCATAAAGGTGATTGAAGCTCAGATTCAAAGCTATCTGCAAGTTCTTGATATGGCCAATCTCAGGAGGGATAAAACCAGTCAGGTAGTTACTGCCCATTTGCAATTCGAGCAATCTCATACAATTCCCGATCTCGTGAGGAATCTCACCTCTCAAAGAGTTCTGATCCAAGAGCAGAAACTGCAATCTTGACATGTTGCAAAGGCCTTCGGGTATGCTGCCATTGAATCTATTACTACTCAGATCAAGCTTGCTCAAGTTCTTGCACCTGAGGAGAGATTTTGGGATATCTCCGACAAGACTATTGTCCGAAACAATCAACTCCTGAAGGTTCATAAGCTCCCCGAGCTCTGGCGGGACCATCCCTGTAAACCCATTTGAGGCCAAATTCAAAAGTGAGAGATTAGAGCACAGAGCAAACTCTGCCACGATCTCGCCAGAAAGGAGGTTGTTATCTGCTTCGAAGTATGTAAGGCTACTAACATTGCCAATAGCTACGGGGATGCTTCCTTCAAGCTTATTGTTCCCAATCCGGAGACTTGAAAGGCCTCTACATTTGCCAACCGATTCAGGAAGGCTCCCATTCAATTTGTTCAGGGTCAGAACGAGAACTTCCAGTTTCCCGGAAGCAAAGAGGCTTTTGGGTATGGGCCCTTCGAGCTGGTTCGAGTGGAGGTTCAAAACCCGGAGTTCCGAAACTGAGCCTAGGTTTTCAGGAATCCGGCCATCTAAGTTGTTCTCATAAGCCGAGAAAACTCTCAGGCTCGTTAAATTGCCAAGCCAGTAAGGGATGGAGCTGTTCAATTGATTTCCGGATATCTGAAGATTTTGCAAACTTTCCAAGCCCCGCAATTCGTCAGGTATCTTCCCAGAAAGCATGTTGTTTGAGAGATTTAATGACCGGAGGCTTTTGATGTTACCTAGCTGAGGTGGGATCGAGTTCCCGAACTGGTTTCCGGACAAATCAAGGAACTCGAGATCGGTTAAATTGCCAAGTGTGGAAGGGATTTCTCCATGGAAGTTATTGTAAGAGAGGTCTATCCACTTGAGAGCTTTGAGTTGGGAGATTATAGATAGATTACCTCGGAGTTCACGGTGACTGAGCTCAAGCCTTTCGATCGAACGGTTGGAATTGCAGCGGACGCCATCCCATGAGcagtagttggagttgttggcgTCCCATCGGGATACTGCTAGCTCCTTCTGAAGAGCTGACATGGTTGCCTGATCGTCGTGCTGAGCAGCCGCGGAGGCCACCAGAAAAATAGAAAACCAGAAGATAAACGCCATCaaacttcttctccttcttcttctacaGAGAAAGATCTTCTTCAAAAGCTTCCCACAAACCCATTTCACCTCTCAAAGCTCAGAACAAAGCAATGAAGATTACAGAATCAAATATTCTAGTGAAAACCCACTTCtctttttctaagaaaaaaaGCCTTGGATGAACAATGCACGAATTTCAATACCCAAAAGAAACTTTTCTGTCCCTGAAAAATCAAAGCTCAGAAAACAGCAATGAATAGAGTCAGAGCATCCGGTGAAAACCCACTTCTCTTTCCCCACTTCTCTTTCTCGAAGAAAAAAAGGCCTTGGATGAACAAGGCCGGAATTTcaatacccaaaataccctttGCTATCCCTGAAAATTCAGAGGCTTCACTagatacaaaagaaaaaaaaaacttcacccTTTTCCTTTAAAAGCAGAGCATTTGGTGGAAACCCGCATCTTTTTTCTAAAAAATCAGGACTCAAAAACCCCCAAAATCCTTAGAAAAACCAGAGCTTTCGGATAAAACCCACATCCCCAAATCACCTGCTTccacgtagagagagagagagagagagagagagagagagtttggtgaAAAATAAGCCCCCAAAACCTTACTTTCCATACAAAAACACTTCTCGTGGCGAAAACCCAACTCCCATTGGTCAAGATGCAGGGATTTCAGCCCTCAAAACATCTCTCTCTTTCAAGAGATGTGATGATGCATAAAAGAGTACCGTTTCCATGCTGAAATTTCGGAGAGccctggctcaatctcaaaacaGGCTTAAAAGGCACCGCCCAATACCCTCGTAGGCAGCAGAAACACAACATACTCCCctctttttgtttttcctttttcttttccttttttcttcttttcttttcgtttttgtttttatgttttcgTTTTTACTCGCGTGAGTGCAGTTTGTAGTGAAGTCGCCACATGTGTAAACGGGGCACACGTGATATTAGGGCCTCTCGTTCCACCGTTCAGCATCCGCAACCTGTGTGAATCCAAAAGAAATATTGAACATACGTCCAAATCACTGTACTTGTGGCCCACGTTATTATCAGATATGTCTGATATTTAATCGATGGAATTTACACAGTGAGAACCGCATGATGAGCGGCTCTGATCTGATCGCAGTCACGAGGAATTCATGTGCATAGGTTAGGCACTTGTGGTTGCAAACGGTTCCtcgttcaatcaaacatgagGCCATGCTCGTTAACGAAGGCCTAGTTCTAGGACAGTGGTACACTCAATTCAAATTTAATTGAACACTTTTTTACTCTAAGGGTTAAGATGGACTGAATAAATCTGGACGTGGAGATCGGTATCTTACTTTAAGGGATTTAGAAAGGATGGCTTATTGTCTTtgtgaatgatttttttttttttttttttacttacctTATATTAGAAACTTTTCTATGAGTGTGATTGTGATCATAGTTTAAcaataaaataatagaaaaagaaaattaaattaaaaatatatatattttattaatgattttttACAGTATTAACACTCCTGATCGACTTGAAGGACAACGATTTATTCGTCATCCAATCACAAACTGAGCTTTATAGCAAGATAATCGTAATATGTGGAGTGGTCATTTGTTCATTGCTCGATACAAAATAGGGCTCCATGGCGAGACAATCGATGGAGGGTGGATTTTCGACAATTTGTTCATCACTTGGACGAGACGGAACTTCATGGTGAGATACCAAGCACATggcaagatgatgatgattcaacTACCTATTTGTCTTCTGGTGTATACTAAACTTTGCAACGAGATGGCTATCAGAATAACCTaacatataatatttttttttaaaaaagttcatcttaaaaataaaaa
This region of Magnolia sinica isolate HGM2019 chromosome 1, MsV1, whole genome shotgun sequence genomic DNA includes:
- the LOC131221603 gene encoding leucine-rich repeat receptor-like tyrosine-protein kinase PXC3 produces the protein MAFIFWFSIFLVASAAAQHDDQATMSALQKELAVSRWDANNSNYCSWDGVRCNSNRSIERLELSHRELRGNLSIISQLKALKWIDLSYNNFHGEIPSTLGNLTDLEFLDLSGNQFGNSIPPQLGNIKSLRSLNLSNNMLSGKIPDELRGLESLQNLQISGNQLNSSIPYWLGNLTSLRVFSAYENNLDGRIPENLGSVSELRVLNLHSNQLEGPIPKSLFASGKLEVLVLTLNKLNGSLPESVGKCRGLSSLRIGNNKLEGSIPVAIGNVSSLTYFEADNNLLSGEIVAEFALCSNLSLLNLASNGFTGMVPPELGELMNLQELIVSDNSLVGDIPKSLLRCKNLSKLDLSSNRFNGSIPEGLCNMSRLQFLLLDQNSLRGEIPHEIGNCMRLLELQMGSNYLTGFIPPEIGHIKNLQIALNLSFNHLYGPLPHELGKLDKLVSLDVSNNRLSGSIPSELRGMMSLIDVNFSNNLFTGQVPVFGPFQKNPSSSFSSNKGLCGAPLSSCGNPFGSGHGADHHKVSYKIILAVIGSGLTVFITVTAIVLLFMMRERQEMAAKAAAVAVDEAASPPSIIASNVFVENLKQAIDFDSTVKATLKDSNKLSSGTFSTVYKAVMPSGLTLSVKRLKSMDRTVSHQQNKMIRELERLGKLCHDNLMRPIGFVIYEDVALLLHQYLPNGTLAQLLHDGNQSEFEPDWPRRLSIAIGVAEGLTFLHHVTIIHLDISSINIFLDANFNPLIGEIEISKLLDPSKGTASISAVAGSFGYIPPEYAYTMQVTAPGNVYSYGVVLLEILTTRLPVDEAFGEGVDLVKWVHSASARGETPEQILDAKLSTVSFAWRKQMLAVLKVALLCTDTTPAKRPKMKKVVEMLLEVKDDAP